The following proteins come from a genomic window of Gynuella sunshinyii YC6258:
- a CDS encoding VWA domain-containing protein, translating to MKKLLMSLGISLALMSCSQPMPTNKAVYLLIDTSGTYTEELNKAQAILNYLLATLDSGDSVAVARIDSGSFSEKDIIAKVTLDERPSVANDQKRSFKDKMDDYVATVKKGSAHTDITGGVLQATEYLNETGAGEKYVLVFSDLEEDLEKGHVRDFPITLQGIHVVALNVTKLRSDNIDPREYMTRLESWQTRVVNGGGDWRVINDFEHLHTLIAAR from the coding sequence ATGAAAAAATTATTGATGTCACTCGGTATCTCTCTGGCGCTAATGAGTTGCAGCCAGCCAATGCCGACCAATAAAGCGGTATACCTGCTGATTGATACCTCAGGTACCTATACCGAAGAACTGAACAAGGCCCAGGCGATTCTGAATTATCTCCTGGCCACACTGGACAGCGGCGACTCCGTCGCTGTTGCCCGAATCGACAGCGGCAGCTTCAGTGAAAAAGATATTATCGCCAAGGTAACACTGGACGAACGTCCCAGTGTTGCCAATGATCAGAAACGTTCATTTAAAGACAAGATGGATGACTATGTTGCTACAGTGAAAAAAGGCAGCGCCCACACCGACATTACCGGCGGGGTGTTACAGGCAACTGAGTATTTGAATGAGACCGGGGCCGGTGAAAAGTATGTACTGGTGTTTTCGGATTTGGAGGAAGACCTGGAAAAAGGTCATGTACGGGATTTTCCCATTACCCTTCAGGGGATTCATGTAGTCGCTCTGAACGTTACCAAACTGCGCAGCGATAATATTGACCCGCGTGAATATATGACTCGATTGGAAAGCTGGCAGACCCGAGTGGTGAATGGCGGGGGCGACTGGCGGGTCATCAATGACTTTGAGCATCTGCACACGCTGATTGCCGCACGATGA
- a CDS encoding HlyD family type I secretion periplasmic adaptor subunit produces MNQLTQLREAWRRSNDQSSNNDNQNTIAAFLPAALEIQETPPHPKARWLARVLLVLFVLAVVWAFFGQVNIVASAEGKIIPSARVKQIQPLEKGVVKAILVSEGNHVEQGQALVELDPALTLADAQRLQAELHNLQIRRVSDQALLQLLQQPEAEQKLIIVPPISFDPAMNVTAEEQALQSQLLQQQWQQYRAQMNVLSSTLAKVRAQQAATREVVSKLQQTLPIVTKQAENMKMLMDKDLISEINYLQVEQERIEQFQDLAAEQQNMAQLQAAAAEVREQINLYYAQISTSLLSEITSLHQQQTSTREELNKALDLNDKRILYAPVSGQVQELSINTVGGVVTEAQQLMLIVPDEQILEAEVFLSNQDIGFVHEGMPAEVKIHTFPFTRYGVINAEVINISDDAIIDEQRGLIFSMLLRMESNHIRVEGKDVNLIPGMEITAEVQTGYRRVIEFFLTPLLKHRQEALRER; encoded by the coding sequence ATGAATCAGTTAACTCAGTTACGTGAGGCATGGCGCCGCAGCAATGACCAATCCAGTAACAATGACAACCAGAACACGATTGCTGCATTTCTGCCGGCAGCCCTGGAGATTCAGGAAACCCCACCCCATCCCAAAGCCCGGTGGCTTGCCCGGGTATTGCTGGTGCTGTTTGTTCTGGCAGTGGTCTGGGCATTTTTCGGTCAGGTAAATATTGTTGCCAGCGCCGAGGGCAAAATTATTCCCAGTGCCCGGGTCAAACAGATACAACCGCTGGAAAAAGGCGTGGTTAAGGCCATCCTGGTCAGCGAAGGGAATCACGTCGAACAGGGGCAGGCACTGGTTGAACTCGATCCTGCCCTGACGCTTGCTGATGCTCAAAGACTGCAGGCGGAGTTGCATAATCTGCAAATACGGCGGGTATCTGACCAGGCGTTATTACAATTACTGCAACAACCGGAAGCAGAGCAAAAGCTCATTATTGTCCCGCCGATCAGTTTCGATCCGGCCATGAATGTTACCGCTGAAGAACAGGCCCTGCAGAGCCAGCTGTTACAACAACAATGGCAGCAGTATCGAGCACAGATGAACGTGTTATCGAGCACCCTGGCCAAAGTTCGGGCCCAGCAGGCAGCCACACGTGAGGTTGTCAGTAAGCTGCAGCAAACCCTGCCAATTGTCACCAAACAGGCAGAAAACATGAAAATGCTGATGGATAAAGATCTGATTTCGGAGATCAATTATCTGCAAGTGGAACAGGAACGTATTGAACAATTCCAGGATCTCGCCGCCGAGCAGCAAAACATGGCTCAGTTACAGGCCGCAGCCGCCGAGGTCCGCGAGCAGATCAATCTGTATTATGCCCAGATCAGCACCTCACTATTATCGGAAATCACCAGCCTGCACCAGCAACAGACCAGCACTCGTGAAGAGTTGAATAAAGCCCTCGACCTCAACGACAAACGCATCCTGTACGCCCCGGTGTCCGGGCAGGTACAGGAGCTATCTATTAACACGGTTGGCGGCGTGGTGACTGAAGCACAGCAACTGATGCTGATCGTACCTGATGAACAGATACTGGAAGCAGAAGTATTTCTGAGTAATCAGGATATCGGTTTTGTCCATGAAGGCATGCCGGCAGAAGTCAAAATACATACCTTTCCGTTTACCAGATATGGTGTCATTAATGCCGAAGTTATCAATATTTCTGACGACGCCATTATCGATGAACAGCGTGGCCTGATTTTCAGCATGTTACTCAGGATGGAGAGTAACCACATACGGGTGGAAGGAAAAGATGTCAACCTGATACCAGGCATGGAAATAACCGCAGAGGTTCAAACCGGATATCGCAGAGTTATTGAATTTTTCCTGACTCCACTCTTGAAACATCGTCAGGAAGCTTTAAGAGAAAGATAG
- a CDS encoding type I secretion system permease/ATPase, giving the protein MDTGLTALITIARFHQLPAEPEQLKHQFGIPGSDFTDTEILLAAKSLTLKAKKIKLPLTQLENRILPAIAKHRDGSYFIVARVSTNESDTCSLLIQNPTNTTPESLSQETFEQCWSGELIMLTRRPGIGESGQGKFDISWFIPSLIKYRKLFTEVVVASFFLQLFALVIPLFFQVVMDKVVVHRGFMTLDVLAIGFFIIVVFEAFIGGFRNYLFSHTTNRVDVELGSRLYNHLLNLPLAYFESRQVGQNVARVRELDTIRNFITGTALTLVIDLFFVCVFLAVMWYYSPALTYIVLGAIPFYVLLSIVVAPVLRHRLNQKFKHGAANTAFLTESITGIGTVKAMAVEPQMRRKLEDHLSSYVHASFRSQNLSNISNQVAGLVNKLTTLGIIWLGAHLVINGEISIGQLIAFNMLAGRVSSPVLKLVQLWQDFQQAGISIERLGDILNTPREPGFNPNRSRLPQVQGQVIFDQVRFRYRVDAPLILQDIRLQIGAGEVVGIVGRSGSGKSTITKLIQRLYIPETGRILIDGVDLSTVDTTWLRRQIGVVLQENFLFNRSIRENIALADPSVPMEQIIEVAKMSGAHEFIVELPEGYDTLVGEQGSNLSGGQRQRLSIARALLHNPRILIFDEATSALDYESERLIQNNMKRICHGRTVFIIAHRLSTVRQCDRIIVMERGRIVEQGSHQTLLHQQGYYARLHSYQNEPPSTPATAIQGPTELHTSQPGNASFRVERRSASHKGRIG; this is encoded by the coding sequence ATGGATACCGGATTAACGGCACTTATTACCATTGCAAGATTTCATCAACTGCCGGCTGAACCTGAACAACTGAAACATCAGTTCGGGATACCTGGATCAGATTTTACCGACACGGAAATTCTGTTAGCGGCAAAATCTCTGACCCTCAAAGCCAAAAAAATAAAACTCCCTTTGACACAGCTGGAAAATCGTATTCTTCCGGCTATCGCCAAACATCGCGATGGCAGCTATTTTATCGTTGCCAGAGTATCCACGAATGAGTCTGACACCTGCAGCCTGCTGATCCAGAATCCGACAAACACAACACCGGAATCACTGTCACAGGAAACCTTCGAACAATGCTGGTCAGGCGAACTCATCATGCTGACCCGCAGGCCGGGCATCGGAGAATCCGGTCAGGGCAAATTCGATATCTCCTGGTTTATTCCCTCCCTGATCAAATATCGAAAATTGTTTACTGAAGTTGTGGTGGCTTCGTTTTTCTTACAGCTATTTGCGTTGGTCATTCCCCTGTTTTTTCAGGTGGTCATGGATAAAGTGGTGGTGCATCGGGGCTTTATGACTCTGGATGTGCTGGCAATCGGCTTTTTTATTATTGTGGTCTTTGAAGCATTTATCGGTGGTTTTCGTAATTATCTGTTCAGCCACACCACCAACCGGGTTGATGTTGAATTAGGTTCACGTCTGTATAACCATCTATTGAATCTGCCATTGGCTTATTTCGAATCAAGACAGGTTGGGCAAAATGTTGCCCGGGTACGTGAACTCGACACCATACGGAATTTTATTACCGGTACTGCGTTGACGCTGGTGATCGATCTGTTTTTTGTCTGCGTGTTCCTGGCGGTCATGTGGTATTACAGTCCGGCGCTGACTTATATTGTTCTCGGCGCTATTCCATTTTATGTATTGCTCTCCATCGTCGTTGCACCGGTTCTGCGTCATCGCCTGAATCAGAAGTTCAAGCACGGTGCTGCCAATACCGCTTTTCTGACGGAGTCCATTACCGGCATTGGTACAGTCAAAGCCATGGCTGTGGAGCCACAAATGCGGCGCAAGTTGGAAGATCATTTATCCAGTTATGTACATGCCTCATTTCGCAGCCAGAATCTCAGCAATATCAGCAATCAGGTGGCCGGCCTGGTCAATAAACTTACCACTCTTGGAATTATCTGGCTGGGTGCGCATCTGGTCATCAATGGTGAAATCAGCATTGGCCAATTGATCGCCTTTAATATGCTGGCTGGACGGGTCAGTTCTCCGGTATTGAAACTGGTGCAGTTATGGCAGGACTTCCAACAGGCCGGAATTTCCATCGAACGCCTGGGTGATATTCTCAACACGCCCCGCGAACCCGGCTTTAATCCCAACCGCTCACGCCTGCCTCAGGTACAGGGCCAAGTGATTTTTGATCAGGTGCGTTTTCGCTACCGGGTGGATGCGCCATTAATACTTCAGGATATCCGCTTACAAATCGGTGCCGGGGAGGTGGTCGGTATCGTCGGCCGGTCCGGGTCTGGAAAAAGCACCATCACCAAGTTAATACAACGTTTGTATATTCCCGAAACAGGACGAATTCTGATTGATGGTGTTGATCTTTCCACTGTCGACACCACCTGGCTGCGACGTCAGATTGGTGTGGTATTGCAGGAAAATTTTCTCTTTAACCGCAGTATCCGGGAAAACATTGCTCTGGCAGACCCGTCGGTACCCATGGAACAAATCATTGAAGTTGCAAAAATGTCCGGAGCCCATGAGTTCATCGTCGAACTGCCGGAGGGGTATGACACCCTGGTCGGCGAGCAGGGCAGCAATCTTTCGGGTGGTCAGCGTCAGCGCTTATCCATTGCCCGGGCACTGCTGCACAACCCTCGTATTCTCATTTTTGATGAAGCCACCAGCGCGCTGGATTATGAATCCGAGCGACTGATCCAGAACAACATGAAACGCATCTGCCATGGGCGAACCGTATTTATAATCGCTCACCGCCTCAGCACGGTTCGTCAGTGCGACCGCATTATCGTGATGGAGAGGGGCCGTATCGTCGAACAGGGAAGTCATCAGACACTGCTTCATCAGCAAGGTTATTACGCTCGTTTGCACAGCTACCAGAATGAACCACCATCAACACCTGCCACCGCGATTCAAGGTCCCACTGAACTGCATACCTCTCAGCCAGGTAATGCTTCCTTTCGGGTGGAACGTCGATCAGCCAGCCATAAAGGACGCATTGGATGA